From one Candidatus Thorarchaeota archaeon genomic stretch:
- a CDS encoding MBL fold metallo-hydrolase, translating to MHVTVLGTGTSYPDPDRVQSGVLVESGDFKILLDVGSGILHRLTQTKIDLTDLSAVFFTHFHIDHCSDFLPLYQTLWLEEYQETLEIYGSADIHEWLKGINEVSFPYLLDRISTEVNELAEHDKVDFGEVKVEAHPTCHSDQDSRAFKVTNEDASLVYTGDTSVCEEVIEMAKDVDVLIHECNWLDGDHREGVHTSPSELNKVVSDAGPVKVILVHVSPPVVREQDSVVEIVGRSNSAEVVIGEDLVEINL from the coding sequence ATGCATGTCACGGTGCTTGGTACCGGTACTTCTTATCCCGATCCAGATAGAGTTCAATCGGGAGTGCTTGTTGAAAGTGGAGACTTCAAGATTCTACTTGATGTGGGATCAGGAATACTTCATCGTCTAACTCAAACAAAAATCGACCTTACCGATCTTTCAGCGGTCTTCTTCACTCATTTTCACATTGACCATTGTTCAGATTTTCTTCCGCTGTATCAGACGCTTTGGCTTGAAGAATACCAAGAAACACTCGAAATCTATGGATCTGCAGACATTCACGAGTGGCTCAAAGGCATCAATGAAGTGTCATTCCCATATCTTCTCGATAGGATCTCTACAGAGGTTAATGAGCTGGCAGAACACGACAAAGTAGATTTCGGCGAGGTGAAAGTGGAGGCACATCCAACCTGTCACAGCGATCAAGACAGCAGGGCGTTCAAAGTAACGAATGAAGATGCATCACTCGTGTATACCGGTGATACTTCAGTCTGTGAAGAGGTCATTGAAATGGCCAAGGATGTAGACGTGCTGATTCATGAGTGCAACTGGCTTGATGGTGATCATCGTGAAGGCGTTCATACAAGCCCCAGCGAGCTCAACAAAGTTGTCTCGGACGCAGGCCCAGTAAAGGTGATACTAGTTCATGTATCTCCGCCAGTGGTCCGAGAACAGGATTCGGTTGTTGAAATCGTTGGTAGGTCCAATAGCGCAGAAGTCGTCATTGGAGAAGACCTTGTTGAAATCAATCTTTAG
- a CDS encoding SPFH domain-containing protein, with the protein MADAIEWTNAGPNQIVWRYPDNRLDWGSQLIVHENQAAIFYRDGKALDTFLAGRHKLTTSKMPSLVGWLQEKVKGDIFQATCIFVSRSQFQGKFGGRGQTSDLAPLMFHGNFWFRIKEPKVFVSDVVGNQNAFTTKKVNDYLRSFLNERIIDEFAHYDLQTVFTQLDETSMKVKTKVRMSFERIGLELVDLKFEGIDTTEKYRERLFWLKTGKVSGQQVMGSETMKSAAESIGKSEGAGFGAGAAMMGAMGKQMQGEQDSGKASAPAGAKFCPNCGQELKGAKFCPNCGTKIG; encoded by the coding sequence ATGGCCGATGCAATTGAATGGACGAACGCCGGGCCGAACCAAATTGTCTGGCGGTACCCAGACAACAGATTGGACTGGGGTAGCCAACTCATTGTACATGAGAATCAGGCAGCAATCTTCTATCGGGATGGTAAAGCCCTTGATACCTTCCTGGCAGGACGACACAAACTAACAACAAGCAAGATGCCCAGTCTGGTAGGCTGGTTGCAGGAGAAAGTCAAGGGAGACATATTCCAGGCAACATGCATTTTTGTCTCACGCTCTCAATTCCAGGGCAAATTCGGAGGAAGGGGACAGACAAGTGACCTCGCTCCACTTATGTTCCATGGCAACTTCTGGTTCAGGATTAAGGAGCCAAAGGTATTTGTCAGCGACGTAGTAGGAAATCAGAACGCCTTCACAACTAAGAAGGTCAACGATTACCTGCGATCGTTCCTTAATGAGCGGATTATTGACGAATTTGCACACTATGACCTCCAGACAGTGTTCACGCAACTCGATGAGACATCGATGAAGGTCAAAACGAAGGTCAGAATGTCATTCGAACGGATAGGCCTAGAGCTTGTTGACTTGAAGTTTGAAGGTATCGATACAACCGAGAAATATAGAGAGAGACTGTTCTGGTTGAAGACTGGCAAGGTCAGTGGTCAGCAGGTCATGGGATCAGAGACAATGAAGTCAGCTGCTGAATCGATTGGCAAGAGCGAAGGTGCCGGTTTCGGTGCTGGGGCTGCCATGATGGGTGCAATGGGGAAACAGATGCAAGGAGAGCAAGATAGCGGAAAAGCAAGTGCTCCTGCAGGTGCGAAATTCTGCCCCAATTGTGGACAGGAGCTCAAGGGCGCCAAGTTTTGCCCCAACTGCGGTACAAAAATCGGTTGA